In one Campylobacter insulaenigrae NCTC 12927 genomic region, the following are encoded:
- a CDS encoding ferric reductase-like transmembrane domain-containing protein: MKSKQMNLIIFALFCFSIIFSTYQLLGEFDIVKAVYFYSGLCSLIFFASSLFFSLYKFKITKDYPKFLGFYAFFWALIHFLNYFIFTKNFNIFVFLKDTFSKNLEFSGFLSFLILTLMFISSFKFFRKLSKIRKFGYICFTITAWHYFISAKIPQLPHFLFLTIAIIFLSIKFFKVIKKKK, translated from the coding sequence ATGAAATCAAAGCAAATGAATTTAATTATTTTTGCATTATTTTGCTTTAGTATTATTTTTAGCACATATCAACTTTTGGGCGAATTTGATATAGTCAAAGCGGTATATTTTTACAGTGGTTTATGCAGCTTAATCTTTTTTGCTTCAAGTTTATTCTTTTCTTTATACAAATTTAAAATTACCAAAGATTACCCTAAATTTTTAGGGTTTTACGCGTTTTTTTGGGCTTTAATACATTTTCTAAATTATTTTATTTTTACAAAAAATTTCAATATTTTCGTTTTTTTAAAAGATACTTTTAGTAAAAATTTAGAATTTAGTGGGTTTTTATCTTTTTTAATACTCACTTTAATGTTTATTAGTTCTTTTAAATTTTTTAGAAAACTTAGTAAAATTAGAAAATTTGGATATATTTGTTTTACAATCACCGCTTGGCATTATTTTATATCTGCAAAAATTCCTCAATTACCGCATTTTTTATTTTTAACTATAGCCATTATTTTTTTATCAATCAAATTTTTTAAAGTAATTAAAAAGAAAAAATAA
- the maf gene encoding septum formation inhibitor Maf, with protein MLYLASSSTSRANLLKEAGINFEQIFFNYDENIKEESPYLYTQKVVLEKQKQFFAKHSNFESVLFADSIVCIENQILTKPKNDEEALKMLNMQSGRNISVINAMILILKNKKIINLSKGDLMLDHFDNNDMLNYIDSKLYQNKAGGVMSEGFHKKYIKKIIGNQSTILGLNIEILKAFYDENN; from the coding sequence ATGCTTTATCTCGCATCAAGCTCAACCTCTAGAGCTAATTTACTTAAAGAAGCAGGTATTAACTTTGAACAAATCTTTTTTAATTATGATGAAAATATTAAAGAAGAATCGCCATATTTGTATACACAAAAAGTTGTTTTAGAAAAACAAAAACAATTTTTTGCTAAACATTCTAATTTTGAAAGTGTTTTATTTGCTGATAGTATTGTTTGTATTGAAAATCAAATTTTAACTAAACCAAAAAATGATGAAGAAGCTCTAAAGATGCTAAATATGCAAAGTGGCAGGAATATTAGCGTAATTAATGCTATGATATTAATACTAAAAAATAAAAAAATTATAAACCTTAGTAAAGGCGATCTGATGTTAGATCATTTTGATAATAATGATATGTTAAATTATATCGATTCAAAGCTTTATCAAAACAAGGCTGGTGGAGTTATGAGTGAAGGTTTTCATAAAAAATATATTAAAAAAATCATAGGAAATCAAAGTACAATCTTAGGCTTAAATATTGAAATTTTGAAAGCATTTTATGATGAAAATAATTAA
- a CDS encoding transglycosylase domain-containing protein — MKIIKILTSLCIVCIIGILIFAVYLFSDSNLNQYTFKDYKPPLTTQIFDKNGKLIANVFDEHRFYAPYEELPPRLIEALVAIEDTSFFEHNGVNVDAIIRAAIKIIGSGGKTVEGASTLTQQFIKNTELTSERTLSRKLKEAILAYKIEHTLSKEQILERYLNFIFLGHGYYGVKTAALGYFRKNLDELSLKEIAILVGMPKAPSAYDPTKHLDLSLARANSVIQRMYNLGWISSEEYANALNEIPKVYDDTLTQNSAPYVTQEVLKQLSGIKDLKSGGYKIELTIDLDVQNLARESLKFGYDEIVRRDKDANLSTLNGAMIVANHQTGDILALIGGVNYTKSNFNRATQSLRQPGSSFKPFLYQIAIDMGYSPMSKVADISRIFESNNKNEKDWKPKNYGGNFQGLITLKDALTGSRNLATINLALSLGLDVIHDKLSNMGFNNIPVDLSIVLGSFGISIYDYAELYTVFGNYGVQKELILIKRVLDKDGKVVVEFNSNEKRISDPAQAFLVNDMMQNVVKEGTGKNAKVKDIEIAGKTGTSNKSIDAWFCGITPEIEAIIWYGNDDNKPMRQIEGGARTAAPVFKDFLTKYLELYPDSARKFKIPNGVFQGFFEKSKEYYTQTSPFPKRNSTLLENNEIIF, encoded by the coding sequence ATGAAAATAATTAAAATTCTTACTTCTTTATGTATAGTTTGTATTATAGGTATACTAATTTTTGCTGTATACTTATTTTCAGATTCAAACTTAAATCAATACACCTTTAAAGACTACAAACCACCACTCACTACTCAAATTTTTGATAAAAATGGCAAGTTAATAGCTAATGTTTTTGATGAGCATCGTTTTTATGCTCCTTATGAAGAACTTCCCCCAAGATTAATAGAAGCCTTGGTTGCTATAGAAGATACAAGCTTCTTTGAGCATAATGGAGTTAATGTAGATGCCATTATTAGAGCTGCTATTAAAATTATTGGTAGCGGTGGTAAAACTGTAGAAGGAGCATCTACTTTAACCCAACAATTTATAAAAAACACAGAATTAACATCAGAAAGAACACTTAGTAGAAAACTAAAAGAAGCAATACTTGCATACAAAATAGAACACACACTTAGCAAAGAACAAATATTAGAAAGATATTTAAATTTTATTTTTCTAGGACATGGATATTATGGAGTTAAAACTGCTGCTTTAGGATATTTTAGAAAAAATTTAGATGAACTAAGTCTAAAAGAAATAGCTATTTTAGTTGGTATGCCAAAAGCACCAAGTGCTTATGATCCTACAAAACATTTAGATTTATCTCTAGCTAGAGCCAATAGTGTAATACAAAGAATGTATAATCTTGGATGGATTTCCAGCGAAGAATATGCCAATGCATTAAATGAAATTCCAAAAGTTTACGATGATACCCTAACACAAAATTCAGCACCTTATGTTACTCAAGAAGTATTAAAACAACTAAGCGGTATAAAAGATTTAAAAAGTGGAGGTTACAAAATTGAATTAACTATAGATCTTGATGTGCAAAACCTAGCAAGAGAATCTTTAAAATTTGGCTATGATGAAATAGTAAGGCGTGATAAAGATGCAAATTTAAGTACATTAAATGGCGCTATGATAGTCGCAAATCATCAAACTGGTGATATTTTAGCTTTAATTGGAGGAGTAAATTATACAAAAAGTAATTTTAATCGTGCTACGCAAAGCTTAAGACAACCTGGAAGTTCCTTTAAACCATTTTTATATCAAATAGCTATTGATATGGGATATTCTCCTATGAGTAAGGTTGCAGATATTTCAAGAATTTTCGAAAGCAATAATAAAAATGAAAAAGACTGGAAGCCTAAAAATTATGGCGGTAATTTTCAAGGGCTAATCACTTTAAAAGACGCATTAACAGGTTCAAGAAATCTAGCTACTATTAATCTTGCCTTATCTTTGGGGCTTGATGTAATACATGATAAGCTAAGCAATATGGGATTTAATAATATTCCCGTTGATCTTTCTATAGTTTTAGGAAGTTTTGGAATTTCTATTTATGATTATGCTGAACTCTACACTGTTTTTGGAAACTACGGTGTACAAAAGGAACTTATTTTAATAAAAAGAGTATTAGATAAAGATGGTAAAGTTGTAGTGGAATTTAATTCTAACGAAAAAAGGATAAGTGATCCAGCGCAAGCTTTTTTAGTTAATGATATGATGCAAAATGTTGTCAAAGAAGGAACTGGAAAAAATGCAAAAGTTAAAGATATAGAAATAGCTGGAAAAACAGGTACTTCAAATAAAAGTATTGATGCTTGGTTTTGCGGCATAACTCCAGAAATAGAAGCAATTATTTGGTATGGTAATGATGATAACAAGCCTATGAGACAAATAGAAGGTGGCGCAAGAACTGCGGCTCCAGTTTTTAAAGATTTTTTAACTAAATATCTAGAACTTTATCCTGATAGCGCTAGAAAATTTAAAATTCCAAATGGAGTTTTTCAAGGATTTTTTGAAAAAAGTAAGGAATACTATACCCAAACTTCTCCTTTTCCTAAACGAAATTCCACTCTTTTAGAAAACAATGAAATAATTTTCTAA
- a CDS encoding DUF2165 family protein — protein MGIIVLACCCLLWFFGFQVVAVEWFGMWMRKYKMACLMLID, from the coding sequence ATTGGAATTATCGTCTTAGCTTGTTGCTGTTTGCTTTGGTTTTTTGGTTTTCAAGTGGTAGCTGTAGAATGGTTTGGTATGTGGATGAGAAAATATAAAATGGCCTGTCTGATGCTAATAGATTAG
- the msrP gene encoding protein-methionine-sulfoxide reductase catalytic subunit MsrP, with amino-acid sequence MKITPENLYNKRRHFLKLGAGALLGTSLMQSKLMALNFTPSQNLEKLKISDEKNVTNYVNFYEFSTNKKKAVELAKNFNTNNWKIEINGEVEKPLILTMEDLLSFPLEERIYRFRCVETWSMVVPWIGFELRALIEKCKVTSNAKFIKFTTLFDKNQFADQASFFPTLEYPYVEALRLDEAMHPLTLMAVGMYKKPLLGQNGAPIRLVVPWKYGFKSIKSIVKIEFTKEQPQTTWELANPKEYGFYANVNPDVSHPRWSQANERPLGEFFTQPTLMFNGYTKEVAHLYANMDLKVNF; translated from the coding sequence ATGAAAATCACTCCAGAAAATTTATACAACAAAAGACGTCATTTTTTAAAACTCGGAGCAGGGGCTCTATTAGGAACAAGTCTAATGCAATCTAAACTTATGGCTTTAAATTTCACCCCTAGTCAAAATTTAGAAAAATTAAAAATTAGCGATGAAAAAAATGTTACAAATTATGTAAATTTTTATGAATTTTCTACCAATAAAAAAAAGGCTGTTGAACTAGCTAAAAATTTTAATACCAACAATTGGAAAATAGAAATAAACGGAGAGGTTGAAAAACCTTTAATTTTAACCATGGAAGATTTATTATCTTTTCCTCTAGAAGAAAGAATTTATAGATTTCGTTGCGTAGAGACTTGGTCTATGGTGGTACCTTGGATTGGATTTGAATTAAGAGCTTTAATCGAAAAATGCAAAGTTACAAGCAATGCTAAATTTATAAAATTTACTACTCTTTTTGATAAAAATCAATTTGCCGATCAAGCTTCATTTTTCCCAACTCTTGAATATCCTTATGTGGAAGCTTTAAGATTAGATGAAGCAATGCATCCTTTGACTTTAATGGCTGTGGGTATGTATAAAAAACCTCTATTAGGACAAAACGGGGCTCCGATTCGTTTGGTGGTACCTTGGAAATATGGGTTTAAAAGTATTAAATCCATAGTGAAAATAGAATTTACAAAAGAGCAGCCTCAAACAACTTGGGAATTAGCAAACCCTAAAGAATATGGTTTTTATGCTAATGTCAACCCTGATGTTTCTCATCCAAGATGGTCTCAGGCTAACGAACGACCTTTAGGAGAATTTTTTACTCAACCAACCTTGATGTTTAATGGTTATACTAAAGAAGTGGCTCATTTATACGCAAATATGGATTTAAAGGTTAATTTTTAA
- a CDS encoding Gfo/Idh/MocA family protein, protein MIIGLIGLGKMGKNHLKELEKNSKIKKICLFDPFCKENFQHVLYDDFDSFLEEKLDAVIIATPTNTHLQISLKVFTKIKNVLIEKPLALNLEQMLHIQDIAKIHKIKVGIGFCERFNPVILTLKEKLLQDEVISINIQRISLYPQRIIDVGVLSDLSVHDLDLLRFLTQKEITKINIHKDYYHNERFEDEVMMSLELGHILASIHNSWNAKKITRKVTILGKNHTYEADLKNFTLYIDDKKVENLYNNSPLQGEHEEFFKFLQGATTQNLASIEDALKIQEILERVC, encoded by the coding sequence ATGATTATAGGTTTGATAGGTTTGGGCAAAATGGGAAAAAATCATTTAAAAGAGCTTGAAAAAAATTCAAAAATAAAAAAAATTTGTTTATTTGACCCTTTTTGTAAAGAAAATTTTCAACATGTTTTGTATGATGATTTTGATAGTTTTTTAGAAGAAAAGTTAGATGCTGTTATTATAGCTACACCTACTAATACACATTTGCAAATCTCATTGAAAGTGTTTACCAAGATTAAAAATGTTTTGATAGAAAAGCCATTGGCTTTGAATTTGGAGCAAATGCTACATATACAAGATATTGCTAAAATTCATAAAATAAAAGTCGGAATAGGTTTTTGTGAAAGATTTAATCCTGTTATATTAACCTTAAAAGAAAAACTTTTACAAGATGAGGTAATAAGTATCAATATCCAAAGGATTTCTTTGTATCCTCAAAGGATTATTGATGTTGGAGTATTAAGTGATCTTAGTGTGCATGATCTTGATTTATTACGTTTTTTAACTCAAAAAGAGATCACTAAAATCAACATTCATAAAGATTATTATCATAATGAAAGATTTGAAGATGAAGTGATGATGAGTTTGGAATTAGGACATATTTTAGCAAGCATCCACAATAGCTGGAATGCAAAAAAAATTACACGAAAAGTTACTATTTTGGGAAAAAACCATACCTATGAAGCAGATCTAAAAAATTTTACGCTTTATATAGATGATAAAAAAGTGGAAAATTTATATAATAATTCTCCTTTACAAGGAGAACATGAAGAATTTTTTAAATTTTTACAAGGCGCTACAACTCAAAATTTAGCTAGTATAGAAGACGCTTTAAAAATTCAAGAAATTTTAGAAAGAGTTT
- a CDS encoding DegT/DnrJ/EryC1/StrS family aminotransferase, translating to MPFIDLTTQYNTYKNEIDQTISEVLQEATFIGGKKLEDFEKNLANYVRVKHAIGCSSGTSALYLALKALCIKENDEIILPSFTFIATAEMVALIGAKPVFVDIDFKDYNLCLEQVKKAITQKTKAVIAVSIFGLMPDMIALQEICKNHHIFLIEDGAQSFGASERQQKSCSIADISCTSFFPSKPLGAYGDGGAIFTDDDELAQKIRIYLNHGQIQRYRHKYIGVNARLDTIQAAILNVKLKYLDDEILKREKIAQIYDENLKNCILPPRKLDFSSAWAQYSIRVKNREKLMQKLQDQGIPTAIHYPLGLHLQEAFGYLNYQKGSLINTELLSEEILSLPMSAFLKEEHQAKIIKVLQ from the coding sequence ATTCCTTTTATAGATTTAACAACTCAATATAATACTTATAAAAATGAAATAGATCAGACTATTAGTGAAGTATTACAAGAAGCTACTTTCATAGGTGGAAAAAAACTTGAAGATTTTGAAAAAAATTTGGCAAATTATGTGAGAGTAAAACATGCCATAGGATGTTCTAGTGGAACTAGTGCGCTTTATCTTGCTTTGAAAGCTTTATGTATTAAAGAAAATGATGAGATAATTTTGCCATCTTTTACTTTTATAGCAACTGCTGAAATGGTAGCTTTAATTGGAGCCAAACCTGTTTTTGTAGATATTGACTTTAAAGATTATAATCTTTGTTTAGAACAGGTAAAAAAAGCTATTACTCAAAAAACTAAAGCAGTTATAGCAGTAAGTATTTTTGGATTAATGCCTGATATGATAGCGTTGCAAGAAATCTGCAAAAATCATCATATTTTTTTAATTGAAGATGGGGCGCAAAGTTTTGGTGCTAGCGAAAGACAACAAAAATCATGCTCTATAGCTGATATCTCTTGTACAAGTTTTTTTCCTTCTAAGCCTTTGGGAGCTTATGGTGATGGTGGTGCTATTTTTACTGATGATGATGAATTAGCTCAAAAAATTAGAATTTATTTAAATCATGGGCAAATTCAAAGATATAGACATAAATATATAGGTGTTAATGCAAGGCTTGATACAATTCAAGCTGCGATTTTAAATGTGAAATTAAAATATCTAGATGATGAAATATTAAAACGAGAAAAAATTGCACAAATTTATGATGAGAATTTAAAAAATTGCATACTTCCACCAAGAAAATTGGATTTTTCTAGCGCTTGGGCTCAATATAGTATTCGCGTTAAAAATAGAGAAAAGCTTATGCAAAAATTACAAGATCAAGGTATACCAACAGCAATACATTATCCTTTAGGACTACATTTGCAAGAAGCATTCGGTTATCTTAATTATCAAAAAGGAAGTTTAATAAACACAGAGCTTTTAAGTGAAGAAATTTTATCTTTACCTATGAGTGCTTTCTTAAAAGAAGAACATCAAGCGAAAATAATCAAGGTATTACAATGA
- the alaS gene encoding alanine--tRNA ligase, whose translation MDIREEYLNFFKSKGHDITPSAPLVPDDASLLFTNAGMVPFKSIFTGEIPRPNPPRKTSCQTCIRAGGKHNDLDNVGYTARHHTFFEMLGNFSFGDYFKEQAIAYAWEFVTEILKLPKDKLYVTVHENDDEAFNMWLKHIEKERIYKFGDKDNFWQMGDTGPCGPCSEIFYDQGAEYFNSDEDYMGGDGDRFLEIWNLVFMQYERSADGKLTPLPKPSIDTGMGLERVVAIKEGKFSNFDSSLFMPIIEEIAKLCDKTYIYENGASYRVIADHIRSSVFLLVQGTSFDKEGRGYVLRRILRRALRHGYLLGLKKPFMYKLVDIVCDLMGKHYTYLNEKKDFIKEQIYLEEERFLSTIENGIHIFNEELKNTKDTFSGEVAFKLYDTYGFPLDLTADMLREKNIVIDEAKFEALMQEQKLRAKASWKGSGDKAVNGDFKILLEKFGTNTFSGYENYEERTKILAILDENFKIITHAKANENVWIMLEKTPFYATSGGQNGDNGSINDNEVLNTQKFFDINLSLTKLVQDIKENEEVIACIDTTKREQTARHHSATHLLHHALRVILGPHITQAGSLVEHNKLRFDFTHAKALSKEELTQIQNLVNDYIAKAVEAKIEILDLDEAKQSGAIALFSEKYSDKVRVLTLGESKELCGGTHVKNSAEIGSFYIVKESGVSAGIRRIEAVVSKAANLYANTLFEELNHIKETLKTNDILNAFNKLKSENQALKNEIKNSNKLDLKHEIINDTAISIAQIQNADLKSLVDDFKNKFEKSVILLLQEKDNKVLIVAGSKNTPIKAGSLVKEIAIILDGNGGGRDDFATAGGKDISKIEQALKKAKEIIKGKLN comes from the coding sequence ATGGATATAAGAGAAGAATATTTAAATTTTTTTAAATCAAAAGGACATGATATAACCCCTAGTGCACCGTTAGTACCTGATGATGCGAGCTTGCTTTTTACTAATGCTGGAATGGTACCTTTTAAAAGCATTTTTACAGGAGAAATTCCTCGTCCAAATCCTCCAAGAAAAACAAGTTGTCAAACCTGTATCAGAGCAGGAGGTAAACATAATGATCTAGACAATGTTGGGTACACAGCACGTCACCATACTTTTTTTGAAATGCTTGGAAATTTTAGTTTTGGAGATTATTTTAAAGAACAAGCTATTGCTTATGCTTGGGAATTTGTAACTGAAATTTTAAAACTACCTAAAGATAAACTTTATGTTACTGTGCATGAAAATGATGATGAAGCCTTTAATATGTGGTTAAAACACATAGAAAAAGAAAGAATTTACAAATTCGGCGATAAAGATAATTTTTGGCAAATGGGCGATACTGGTCCTTGTGGTCCTTGTAGTGAAATTTTTTATGATCAAGGTGCAGAATATTTTAATAGTGATGAAGATTATATGGGTGGAGATGGAGATAGGTTCTTAGAAATTTGGAATCTTGTTTTTATGCAATATGAAAGAAGTGCTGATGGAAAGCTCACTCCTTTGCCAAAACCAAGTATTGATACAGGTATGGGTCTAGAAAGAGTTGTTGCCATCAAAGAAGGAAAATTTAGCAATTTTGATAGCTCACTTTTTATGCCTATCATTGAAGAAATAGCAAAACTTTGCGACAAAACTTATATTTATGAAAATGGAGCAAGTTATAGAGTAATAGCTGATCATATAAGATCAAGCGTTTTTTTATTAGTTCAAGGTACAAGCTTTGATAAAGAAGGTAGAGGTTATGTTCTAAGAAGAATTCTAAGAAGAGCTTTGAGACATGGTTATTTATTAGGACTTAAAAAACCTTTTATGTATAAATTGGTTGATATTGTATGTGATTTAATGGGTAAACACTATACTTATCTAAATGAAAAGAAAGATTTTATTAAAGAACAGATTTATCTTGAGGAAGAAAGATTTTTAAGCACTATTGAAAATGGTATCCACATTTTTAATGAAGAATTAAAAAATACTAAAGATACTTTTAGCGGAGAAGTCGCATTTAAACTCTATGATACCTATGGCTTTCCGCTTGATTTAACCGCTGACATGTTAAGAGAAAAAAATATTGTAATTGATGAAGCCAAATTTGAAGCATTAATGCAAGAACAAAAGCTTAGAGCAAAAGCTTCTTGGAAAGGAAGTGGAGATAAAGCTGTCAATGGAGATTTCAAAATACTACTTGAAAAATTTGGCACCAATACCTTTAGTGGTTATGAAAATTATGAAGAAAGGACTAAAATTTTAGCTATTTTAGATGAAAATTTTAAGATTATAACTCATGCTAAAGCAAATGAAAATGTGTGGATAATGTTAGAAAAAACTCCATTTTATGCTACTAGCGGGGGTCAAAATGGCGATAATGGTTCAATCAATGATAATGAAGTTCTAAATACACAAAAATTCTTTGATATTAATTTATCTCTAACTAAATTAGTTCAAGATATTAAAGAAAATGAAGAAGTTATTGCTTGTATAGATACAACCAAAAGAGAACAAACTGCAAGACACCATAGCGCTACGCATTTATTGCACCATGCTTTAAGAGTAATTTTAGGCCCACATATTACACAAGCTGGCTCTTTAGTGGAGCATAATAAATTGCGTTTTGATTTTACCCATGCAAAAGCTTTAAGTAAAGAAGAATTGACACAAATTCAAAATCTAGTTAATGACTATATAGCAAAAGCAGTGGAAGCTAAGATTGAAATTTTAGATTTAGATGAAGCTAAACAAAGTGGTGCTATTGCTTTATTTAGTGAAAAATATAGTGATAAAGTAAGAGTACTCACTCTTGGAGAAAGCAAAGAACTTTGTGGTGGAACGCATGTTAAAAATAGTGCAGAAATTGGAAGTTTTTATATCGTAAAAGAAAGTGGAGTAAGTGCTGGAATAAGAAGAATAGAAGCAGTTGTAAGCAAAGCAGCTAATTTATATGCTAACACTCTTTTTGAAGAATTAAATCATATAAAAGAAACACTTAAAACCAATGATATTTTAAATGCTTTTAATAAATTAAAAAGTGAGAATCAAGCCTTAAAAAATGAAATAAAAAATTCAAATAAATTAGATTTAAAACATGAAATAATTAACGATACAGCTATAAGCATTGCACAAATTCAAAATGCTGACTTAAAAAGCTTAGTTGATGATTTTAAGAATAAATTTGAAAAAAGTGTCATTTTGCTTTTACAAGAAAAAGATAATAAAGTACTTATCGTAGCAGGCTCTAAGAATACACCTATTAAAGCCGGTAGTTTAGTAAAAGAAATTGCTATTATATTAGATGGCAATGGAGGCGGAAGAGATGATTTTGCTACCGCTGGGGGTAAAGATATAAGTAAAATCGAACAAGCATTAAAAAAGGCTAAAGAAATTATAAAAGGAAAATTAAATTAA
- a CDS encoding NAD(P)/FAD-dependent oxidoreductase, producing MERRDFLNGMALGIVAGMTPLQVLYGKEAKIDDFTKEYYPPKWLGLRGSNNASYEFAHILRDGQKFDFSALKLKQEYDLVVVGAGISGLAAACFYQDKFGKDKKILILDNHDDFGGHARRNEIELESGTILSYGGSETFQSPNALYSKEVVDLLSSIGVNIDELAKRFDVDFYPDLKLSRGVYFAKSEFGVDKVVNGNPRKVICDDIPDGKHNGKSIEDFIADFPLNEKDKKDLISLFKSEKDYLKGMTKAQRDEYVDKTSYKKFLEEKVKLSPQAIKFFEGMTDDFLALGIDAVSCSDARTSFLPGFDKLGLDPIEGEALAEMEEPYIHHCADGNATVARLMVKKLIPEVSKKGKDMDEITLAHFDYSKLDLAKNKVRLRLNSTVINVENIKDGALVTYINKGKNYRVKAKKVIMANYNSMIPYIIPTLPADQKEALSKNVKTSLLHTNVIISNWEPFIKLGVHEIYSPKMPYARTKLDYPVDMGGYHHPRDPKKPICVHMVCSPLVFASMQGIDLDGLDARDRARVGRNLLFTMTFEDHEKIIRDQLQGMLGSAGFNHKKDIQAIVVNRWGHCYSYGENSLFDDSDEVEKTIELARKPFGNITIANSDSEWSAYMHSAIDQAYRAVNEL from the coding sequence ATGGAAAGAAGAGATTTTTTAAACGGAATGGCACTTGGCATTGTTGCTGGTATGACTCCACTGCAAGTTCTTTACGGAAAAGAAGCTAAAATTGATGATTTTACTAAAGAATACTATCCACCTAAATGGCTTGGCTTAAGAGGTAGCAATAATGCAAGTTATGAATTTGCACATATATTAAGAGATGGACAAAAATTTGATTTTAGTGCTTTAAAACTTAAACAAGAATACGATCTAGTGGTAGTAGGTGCTGGCATAAGTGGTTTGGCAGCTGCCTGTTTTTATCAAGATAAATTTGGAAAAGATAAAAAAATTTTAATTCTTGATAATCATGATGATTTTGGAGGGCACGCAAGAAGAAATGAAATAGAATTAGAAAGTGGAACTATTTTAAGCTACGGCGGAAGCGAAACTTTCCAGTCTCCAAATGCATTATATTCTAAAGAAGTAGTGGATTTGTTATCTTCTATAGGTGTTAATATTGATGAACTTGCTAAACGCTTTGATGTAGATTTCTATCCTGATTTAAAACTTAGCAGAGGAGTATATTTTGCTAAATCTGAATTTGGAGTCGATAAAGTTGTTAATGGTAACCCTAGAAAAGTAATTTGTGATGATATACCAGATGGAAAGCACAATGGAAAAAGCATAGAAGATTTTATAGCAGATTTTCCATTAAACGAAAAAGACAAAAAAGATTTAATTTCTTTATTTAAAAGCGAAAAAGATTATTTAAAAGGTATGACCAAAGCACAAAGAGATGAATACGTAGATAAAACAAGCTATAAAAAATTCTTGGAAGAAAAAGTAAAACTTTCACCTCAAGCTATAAAATTTTTTGAAGGTATGACTGATGATTTTTTAGCCTTAGGAATTGATGCAGTATCTTGCTCAGATGCAAGAACTTCATTCTTACCTGGATTTGATAAACTTGGACTTGATCCTATCGAAGGCGAAGCTTTAGCTGAGATGGAAGAGCCTTATATTCACCATTGTGCTGATGGCAATGCAACTGTTGCTAGATTGATGGTAAAAAAATTAATCCCAGAAGTATCTAAAAAAGGTAAAGATATGGACGAGATTACTTTAGCTCATTTTGATTATTCTAAACTTGATTTAGCTAAAAATAAAGTCCGCTTAAGATTAAATAGCACAGTAATTAATGTAGAAAATATCAAAGATGGAGCATTGGTAACTTATATAAATAAAGGTAAAAACTATAGAGTAAAAGCCAAAAAAGTTATTATGGCAAATTATAATAGTATGATACCTTATATAATACCAACACTCCCTGCTGACCAAAAAGAAGCTTTAAGTAAAAATGTAAAAACTTCACTTTTACATACAAATGTTATTATTAGCAACTGGGAGCCATTTATAAAACTTGGAGTTCACGAAATTTATTCTCCAAAAATGCCTTATGCTAGAACAAAACTAGACTATCCAGTGGACATGGGTGGTTATCATCATCCAAGAGATCCAAAAAAACCTATTTGTGTGCATATGGTTTGTTCTCCATTAGTATTTGCTTCTATGCAAGGAATTGATCTTGATGGTTTAGATGCAAGAGATAGAGCTAGAGTTGGTAGAAATTTATTATTTACAATGACTTTTGAAGATCATGAAAAAATTATACGCGATCAACTCCAAGGTATGCTAGGTTCTGCTGGATTTAATCATAAAAAAGATATTCAAGCTATTGTTGTAAATCGTTGGGGTCATTGCTATTCATATGGAGAAAATAGTCTTTTTGATGATAGCGATGAAGTTGAAAAAACAATCGAACTTGCAAGAAAACCTTTTGGGAATATCACCATAGCAAATTCAGATTCTGAATGGTCAGCATATATGCACTCAGCTATAGATCAAGCATATCGCGCTGTTAATGAATTGTAA